From one Papio anubis isolate 15944 chromosome 12, Panubis1.0, whole genome shotgun sequence genomic stretch:
- the BATF2 gene encoding basic leucine zipper transcriptional factor ATF-like 2 isoform X1, producing MHLCRGNGLLTGTDPEEQQRQLKKQKNRAAAQRSRQKHTDKADALHQQHESLEKDNLALRKEIQALQAELAWWSQTLHVHERLCPMDCASCSAAGLPGCWDQAEGLLGPGPQGQHGCQEQLELFQTPDSCSPAQPLSPGPQPHDSPSLLQSPLPSLSLGPTVVAEPPVQLSPSPLLFASHTGSSLQGSSSKLSALQPSLTAQTAPPQPLELEHPTRGKLKSSPNNPSSDLGLACLQSREHKPALSAAAWQGLGVDPSPHPLLAFPLLASLKSTSNLVSGAALAPSSGSGSNLSTRASPPSLLGAALRG from the exons ATGCACCTCTGCAGGGGCAATGGGCTGCTGACCGGGACA GACCCCGAGGAGCAGCAAAGGCAGCTGAAGAAGCAGAAGAACCGGGCAGCCGCCCAGCGAAGCCGGCAGAAGCACACAGACAAGGCAGACGCCCTGCACCAG CAGCACGAGTCTCTGGAGAAAGACAACCTCGCCCTGAGGAAGGAGATCCAGGCCCTTCAGGCCGAGCTGGCGTGGTGGAGCCAGACCCTGCACGTGCATGAGCGCTTGTGCCCCATGGACTGTGCCTCCTGCTCAGCTGCAGGGCTCCCGGGCTGCTGGGACCAGGCTGAGGGGCTCCTGGGCCCTGGCCCACAGGGACAACATGGCTGCCAGGAGCAGCTGGAGCTGTTCCAAACCCCGGACTCCTGTTCCCCAGCTCAGCCGCTCTCTCCAGGTCCACAGCCTCATGATTCCCCCAGCCTCCTCCAGTCCCCTCTGCCCTCACTGTCCCTTGGCCCCACTGTGGTTGCTGAACCTCCTGTCCAACTGTCCCCCAGCCCTCTCCTGTTTGCCTCACACACTGGTTCCAGCCTGCAGGGGTCTTCCTCTAAGCTCAGTGCCCTCCAGCCCAGCCTCACAGCCCAAACTGCCCCTCCACAGCCCCTCGAGCTGGAGCATCCCACCAGAGGGAAGCTGAAGTCCTCTCCCAACAACCCTTCTTCTGACCTGGGGCTTGCATGTCTGCAGAGCAGGGAGCACAAACCTGCTCTCTCAGCGGCCGCTTGGCAAGGGCTGGGTGTGGATCCCAGCCCTCACCCTCTCCTGGCCTTTCCTCTGCTCGCCTCTCTCAAGTCCACTTCTAACCTGGTCTCTGGAGCTGCGTTGGCCCCTTCTTCGGGCTCAGGAAGCAACCTTAGCACACGGGCCTCTCCTCCCTCGCTACTGGGTGCTGCCCTGCGTGGCTGA
- the BATF2 gene encoding basic leucine zipper transcriptional factor ATF-like 2 isoform X2 yields MAPVGKGIGGLGGTWVGGPWRYQQHESLEKDNLALRKEIQALQAELAWWSQTLHVHERLCPMDCASCSAAGLPGCWDQAEGLLGPGPQGQHGCQEQLELFQTPDSCSPAQPLSPGPQPHDSPSLLQSPLPSLSLGPTVVAEPPVQLSPSPLLFASHTGSSLQGSSSKLSALQPSLTAQTAPPQPLELEHPTRGKLKSSPNNPSSDLGLACLQSREHKPALSAAAWQGLGVDPSPHPLLAFPLLASLKSTSNLVSGAALAPSSGSGSNLSTRASPPSLLGAALRG; encoded by the exons ATGGCTCCTGTGGGCAAGGGAATAGGTGGTTTGGGGGGCACATGGGTTGGAGGCCCATGGAGATACCAG CAGCACGAGTCTCTGGAGAAAGACAACCTCGCCCTGAGGAAGGAGATCCAGGCCCTTCAGGCCGAGCTGGCGTGGTGGAGCCAGACCCTGCACGTGCATGAGCGCTTGTGCCCCATGGACTGTGCCTCCTGCTCAGCTGCAGGGCTCCCGGGCTGCTGGGACCAGGCTGAGGGGCTCCTGGGCCCTGGCCCACAGGGACAACATGGCTGCCAGGAGCAGCTGGAGCTGTTCCAAACCCCGGACTCCTGTTCCCCAGCTCAGCCGCTCTCTCCAGGTCCACAGCCTCATGATTCCCCCAGCCTCCTCCAGTCCCCTCTGCCCTCACTGTCCCTTGGCCCCACTGTGGTTGCTGAACCTCCTGTCCAACTGTCCCCCAGCCCTCTCCTGTTTGCCTCACACACTGGTTCCAGCCTGCAGGGGTCTTCCTCTAAGCTCAGTGCCCTCCAGCCCAGCCTCACAGCCCAAACTGCCCCTCCACAGCCCCTCGAGCTGGAGCATCCCACCAGAGGGAAGCTGAAGTCCTCTCCCAACAACCCTTCTTCTGACCTGGGGCTTGCATGTCTGCAGAGCAGGGAGCACAAACCTGCTCTCTCAGCGGCCGCTTGGCAAGGGCTGGGTGTGGATCCCAGCCCTCACCCTCTCCTGGCCTTTCCTCTGCTCGCCTCTCTCAAGTCCACTTCTAACCTGGTCTCTGGAGCTGCGTTGGCCCCTTCTTCGGGCTCAGGAAGCAACCTTAGCACACGGGCCTCTCCTCCCTCGCTACTGGGTGCTGCCCTGCGTGGCTGA